A single genomic interval of Dehalococcoidales bacterium harbors:
- a CDS encoding trypsin-like peptidase domain-containing protein, which yields MIKLKYALVVFLLSSFVMLSSGCNWIDIAGDWLTQEPEVEEPPAVSIPTQPAATPIDPAWQPPPCDEGEPPLPDFVDVVAKVKPSVVSIQTEAGAGSGWIIEEDGIIVTNNHVVSGARDIAILLDDGRTFPAQEVRTDPLTDLAVVTIDVQDLPAADIGDSSKLQLGEPVAVIGNALGEGISMTGGWISQLEVTLPVSAGQTLDDLIRTDAAINPGNSGGPLVNMAGEVIGITSVKIAQVGVEGFGYAISINTAKDVIDQLIVRGYVLRTYLGVRLSDVNPVVAFFNNLSVDKGAMVTFVSPDSPADKVGLKEGDVIVGLDDEEIANGRDLIEGIHSRQVGQEVKIVYWRGTTEYTAYATLVESPPPY from the coding sequence ATGATAAAGCTGAAATACGCACTAGTTGTATTTCTTCTCTCCTCCTTTGTTATGCTGAGCAGCGGCTGTAATTGGATAGATATAGCCGGTGACTGGCTGACGCAAGAACCTGAGGTGGAAGAACCCCCGGCAGTTTCTATTCCCACACAGCCGGCGGCTACTCCTATCGACCCCGCCTGGCAGCCACCGCCCTGTGATGAGGGCGAGCCGCCTCTTCCCGATTTTGTTGATGTTGTGGCTAAGGTCAAGCCCTCGGTAGTATCGATACAGACAGAGGCGGGTGCCGGCTCAGGCTGGATTATCGAGGAGGATGGGATTATCGTGACCAATAATCATGTGGTTAGCGGTGCCAGGGATATTGCCATACTTCTGGATGACGGCAGGACGTTCCCGGCTCAAGAGGTACGTACCGATCCGCTTACCGACCTGGCCGTGGTCACTATTGATGTCCAGGACCTGCCCGCAGCCGACATCGGAGATTCTTCGAAGCTGCAGCTGGGAGAGCCGGTGGCAGTAATCGGTAATGCCTTGGGGGAGGGGATAAGTATGACCGGAGGCTGGATCAGCCAACTCGAGGTTACCCTGCCGGTATCAGCAGGGCAGACGCTAGATGACCTTATCCGTACCGATGCTGCCATTAACCCCGGTAACAGTGGCGGACCGCTGGTTAATATGGCGGGGGAGGTGATCGGCATCACCAGTGTCAAAATTGCCCAGGTTGGTGTCGAGGGCTTCGGCTATGCTATCAGCATCAATACTGCTAAAGATGTCATCGATCAGCTGATTGTGAGGGGTTACGTGCTCCGTACCTACCTGGGAGTCCGGCTTTCCGACGTGAACCCGGTAGTGGCTTTCTTTAACAATCTATCCGTAGATAAAGGGGCTATGGTAACCTTTGTTTCTCCGGATAGCCCGGCGGATAAAGTCGGTCTTAAAGAGGGAGATGTCATCGTGGGTCTGGATGATGAGGAAATAGCCAATGGCCGGGACTTAATCGAGGGTATACACTCCCGCCAGGTCGGACAGGAGGTCAAGATAGTCTACTGGCGTGGTACTACTGAATATACCGCCTATGCTACTCTGGTGGAAAGCCCGCCACCATACTAG
- a CDS encoding RNA methyltransferase, with amino-acid sequence MPQTPVNKNVPLKPIKWYKMLATTKGRQEAGVFLIEGDRAIRQIIESCPDEITEIITKEELAPVYSNYPRREVTEGQFRRICLTKTPQGPIAVVRIPMGIYSDLLPKGSGGRVLLLEDIQDPGNVGTLIRSAAAFDYAGVVLSEKCADPLSPKCVQSTAGSILSLWIRRTPHYLELVKRLKESGYSLIVAALEGTDRPSVLHGKDSLLLALGNEAVGPSPVLMDMADYKVRIAITQSKAESLNVAICGAICIYLSARQ; translated from the coding sequence ATGCCGCAAACACCAGTTAATAAAAATGTCCCGTTAAAGCCAATCAAATGGTATAAGATGCTTGCCACCACCAAGGGGCGGCAGGAAGCCGGGGTCTTTCTTATTGAGGGAGACAGGGCAATCAGGCAGATTATCGAGAGCTGTCCGGATGAGATAACCGAGATTATAACCAAGGAGGAACTGGCTCCTGTGTATTCTAATTATCCCCGGCGCGAGGTTACTGAGGGCCAGTTCCGCAGGATCTGTCTTACTAAAACACCCCAGGGGCCTATTGCCGTTGTCCGTATCCCCATGGGTATCTATTCCGACCTGCTGCCCAAAGGCAGCGGCGGTAGGGTTCTTTTGCTGGAAGATATCCAGGACCCCGGTAATGTGGGTACTCTTATCCGCAGCGCTGCCGCCTTTGATTATGCCGGGGTTGTACTCAGTGAAAAGTGTGCCGATCCCCTATCGCCAAAGTGTGTCCAGTCGACAGCCGGTAGTATTCTATCGCTATGGATAAGACGAACTCCCCATTATCTGGAGCTGGTGAAGAGACTAAAGGAAAGTGGCTACTCACTGATCGTTGCGGCACTTGAAGGCACCGATAGGCCCTCAGTTCTGCACGGTAAGGATAGTCTTTTACTGGCGTTGGGCAATGAAGCTGTCGGTCCCTCGCCGGTATTGATGGATATGGCAGACTACAAAGTCAGAATTGCCATTACACAGAGTAAGGCAGAATCGCTGAACGTAGCTATCTGCGGGGCAATCTGTATTTATTTAAGCGCCCGGCAATAG
- the trpB gene encoding tryptophan synthase subunit beta yields MGENNRQLPNQRGYFGEFGGKFVPETLMPALGELEQAYLSARADPAFERRFEQLCRQYVGRPTPLYPAEQLSAEMGGAVILLKREDLAHTGAHKINNALGQGLLAKRMGKTRIIAETGAGQHGVATATVCAMLSLKCIIYMGEDDIKRQSPNVFRMKLLGAEVRSVESGSRTLKDAINEAIRDWVTNVETTYYLFGTVAGPHPYPMIVRDFQSVIGREAKAQIRTMYNRLPDYLVACVGGGSNAMGLFSPFYNNKEVKFIGVEAAGAGLKSGRHAASLSAGRSGVLHGTRSYLLQDSSGQIIETHSIAPGLDYPGVGPEHSYYKDTGRASYVAVTDAEALEGFRLLCHTEGIIPALESAHAIYYGARLAAGLTRDQLVVVNLSGRGDKDLAIVVETMGMEL; encoded by the coding sequence ATGGGAGAGAATAACAGGCAGTTGCCTAACCAACGGGGATACTTTGGCGAATTCGGTGGGAAATTTGTCCCCGAGACACTGATGCCGGCGCTTGGGGAACTGGAGCAGGCCTATCTAAGCGCCCGGGCCGACCCTGCCTTCGAACGTCGGTTTGAGCAGCTATGTCGGCAGTATGTCGGTAGGCCTACCCCATTGTACCCGGCAGAGCAGCTGTCAGCAGAGATGGGCGGCGCTGTCATCTTGCTGAAACGGGAAGACCTGGCTCACACCGGTGCCCACAAGATTAACAATGCCCTGGGTCAGGGATTGCTGGCGAAGCGGATGGGGAAAACACGAATTATTGCCGAGACCGGTGCCGGGCAGCATGGGGTAGCTACCGCTACGGTATGCGCGATGTTGAGCCTCAAATGTATCATCTATATGGGTGAAGATGATATCAAGCGCCAGTCACCTAATGTCTTCCGTATGAAACTGCTGGGTGCCGAGGTGCGCTCCGTAGAATCAGGCAGTCGTACTCTGAAGGATGCCATCAATGAGGCCATCCGGGACTGGGTTACCAATGTCGAAACCACCTACTATCTCTTCGGTACTGTGGCCGGTCCGCACCCATATCCGATGATTGTCCGTGACTTCCAGTCGGTAATCGGCAGGGAAGCAAAAGCCCAGATCAGGACTATGTATAACCGGCTTCCCGACTATCTGGTTGCCTGTGTCGGTGGGGGAAGCAATGCTATGGGACTGTTCTCGCCTTTTTATAACAATAAAGAGGTTAAATTCATTGGCGTAGAAGCCGCCGGAGCCGGGCTGAAGAGTGGCCGCCACGCCGCTTCGCTGTCTGCGGGCAGGAGTGGTGTGCTGCACGGTACCAGGTCGTACCTGCTTCAGGATAGTAGCGGTCAGATAATAGAGACTCACAGCATTGCTCCCGGTCTGGACTATCCTGGGGTTGGCCCCGAGCACAGCTACTATAAGGATACCGGCCGGGCCAGCTATGTGGCGGTTACTGATGCCGAGGCGCTGGAAGGTTTTCGGCTTCTCTGTCATACCGAGGGTATCATTCCGGCACTGGAATCGGCCCATGCCATATACTACGGGGCTAGACTGGCCGCCGGTTTGACACGAGACCAGCTTGTCGTAGTGAATCTCTCCGGCCGTGGTGACAAGGATTTGGCTATTGTCGTTGAAACGATGGGGATGGAGCTATGA
- the trpA gene encoding tryptophan synthase subunit alpha, protein MSRIQNIFRPGYRVLIAYLTLGYPSLEATIEAAVLLAGSGCDLIELGIPFSDPLADGATIQKASYQALKRGVTLQVCLEAAQEIKRRIATPLVFMGYYNPILNFGLEAFCHSANRTGVDGLIIPDLPPEEGEELEANMKKYGLDPIYLLSPASSEERILLVAQRSRGFIYLVSLTGVTGARQSLPPGLESFVQRVRGKTELPLCVGFGISSPEQAGRVARIADGVIVGSRLIQLIEEDNSLSSLKSFVRSLRETLDQYH, encoded by the coding sequence ATGAGTCGTATTCAGAATATCTTTAGACCGGGATATAGGGTGCTGATTGCCTACCTCACTTTGGGCTATCCATCATTGGAAGCAACTATTGAGGCAGCAGTCCTGCTTGCCGGAAGCGGCTGCGATCTTATTGAACTGGGTATCCCTTTCTCCGATCCGCTGGCTGACGGCGCTACTATCCAGAAAGCAAGCTATCAGGCCCTCAAGCGTGGGGTTACGTTACAGGTCTGCCTTGAAGCAGCGCAGGAGATAAAACGGAGGATAGCAACGCCGCTGGTCTTTATGGGATACTATAACCCGATACTAAACTTTGGACTGGAGGCATTCTGCCACTCGGCAAACCGGACCGGTGTTGATGGTTTGATAATCCCGGACCTGCCGCCGGAAGAAGGAGAAGAACTGGAGGCGAATATGAAAAAATACGGGCTGGATCCTATCTACCTGCTCAGCCCTGCCAGTTCCGAGGAACGTATCTTGCTGGTGGCGCAGAGGTCCCGGGGGTTTATCTATCTGGTTTCCCTGACCGGTGTCACCGGAGCCAGGCAAAGCCTGCCCCCGGGGTTGGAGAGTTTTGTCCAGCGAGTCAGAGGAAAAACAGAACTCCCTCTCTGCGTTGGCTTCGGTATATCCAGCCCGGAACAGGCCGGTAGAGTAGCCAGAATAGCCGATGGTGTTATTGTCGGCAGCCGCCTCATTCAGCTAATCGAAGAAGATAACTCTCTCTCTTCTCTGAAGTCTTTTGTTCGGAGCTTGAGAGAGACTCTTGATCAATATCACTGA
- a CDS encoding KH domain-containing protein, producing the protein MSISGEETNITEVARSVLEALIEKIGLDASVVLQSNEDVGEEDSPAPVVFDIEGDDLGILIGRRGQTLACLQFILRLIVGHQTKTWLPIVIDVEGYKQGRFEKLQALACRLAQQVKDRRKPFTLEPMPAYERRVIHLALADHPDVTTESIGLGEARKVVIRPKL; encoded by the coding sequence GTGTCTATCAGCGGAGAAGAGACCAATATTACTGAAGTAGCCAGAAGTGTCCTGGAAGCACTGATAGAAAAGATTGGCTTGGATGCTTCAGTGGTACTGCAGTCTAATGAAGATGTTGGTGAAGAAGATTCCCCCGCTCCGGTTGTCTTTGATATTGAAGGCGATGACCTGGGGATTTTAATCGGGCGGCGGGGACAAACCCTGGCCTGCCTGCAATTTATCCTCAGGCTTATCGTAGGCCATCAAACGAAAACCTGGCTGCCCATCGTTATTGACGTCGAGGGTTACAAGCAAGGCCGCTTTGAAAAGTTGCAGGCTTTGGCATGTCGTTTGGCCCAGCAGGTCAAGGACAGGAGAAAGCCATTTACCCTGGAGCCGATGCCAGCATATGAGCGACGTGTTATCCATCTAGCCCTGGCTGACCACCCTGATGTTACCACTGAAAGCATCGGCCTGGGTGAGGCTCGTAAGGTCGTTATTCGCCCGAAGCTGTAA
- the ileS gene encoding isoleucine--tRNA ligase, translated as MFRAVASRVSFPEMEKSILTWWQQNCIFKRSVDNRKGESRFVFYEGPPTANGSPGIHHVLARVFKDIIPRYKTMKGYYAPRIAGWDTHGLPVELEVERKLSFSNKAQIEEYGIDRFNSLCRKSVLGYLKEWNTMTERIGFWVDLEHPYITMDNNYIETVWWAIKQMWDKGLVYQGHRVTPHCPRCGTSLSSHEVAQGYQDDTEDPSVYIKFEIAKSLYKKPGFLEELRDGYGNRAADFARWLIDLVGSKPVYLLAWTTTPWTLPGNTALAVSADAEYSIVELDNEYLILSSARMGQVGLDNMSAIAKVKGIDLVDLRYEPLFNPHDYGITVQTMTQLDKKGRPSADIIWKRGGTLNYPVITTGFVTMEDGTGIVHIAPAYGETDYQAGLDNVLDFVHPVNLEGKITGSYPFSDRFVKEADPLILDDLKTKGLLFRSETIHHTYPFCWRCETPLLYYAKQTWYIRTTAVKEELIKGNQEINWYPEHIKYGRFGDWLKNNIDWAFSRERYWGTPLPVWRCESCGNCECIGGINELKNKPGASGFKEPLDMHRPFVDEITFRCCQCGAQMKRELEVIDCWFDSGAMPIAQWHYPFENGSLIKDGRFPADYICEAVDQTRGWFYSLHAISTLLFGQPSFRNVICLGHILDDKGEKMSKAKGNVVEPMAMIDRYGADALRWYCLTASPPGNVRRFSEKLVSEISRRFLLTLWNVYSFFVTYANIDHFTPGTGGMSEPSGIDKWVISELNQLIIDVDQALEAYNPTEAGRKIEDFVDVLSNWYVRRSRRRFWKSEDDADKLAAYQTLYQCLATLSKLLAPFTPFLAEELYRNLVGTVFPQAPSSVHLADFPLSDVTLIDNQLSSDTRLAMKISSLGRAARSKAGIKVRQPLAINYVGLASTSERQELERVKPEVLEELNIKELQVIDNMTALGKKGYVISAEGDYSIAVPTEISAELLAEGMAREIVHRLQTMRRSAGFDITDHITTYYQGGVYVRQVMSGFAGYIKQETLSQELIESAPSEDAFTESYRLGGHDMVLGVSRLD; from the coding sequence ATGTTCCGCGCCGTAGCCAGCCGGGTTTCTTTCCCGGAGATGGAGAAATCTATATTAACCTGGTGGCAACAAAACTGCATCTTTAAGCGAAGCGTTGATAACCGGAAAGGGGAAAGTCGCTTCGTCTTCTATGAAGGCCCGCCCACCGCCAACGGCAGTCCCGGGATACACCACGTGCTGGCCCGTGTTTTTAAGGACATTATCCCTCGCTACAAGACAATGAAAGGCTATTATGCCCCCCGTATCGCCGGGTGGGATACCCACGGACTGCCGGTAGAGCTGGAAGTGGAAAGGAAGCTGAGTTTCTCCAACAAAGCCCAGATTGAGGAATACGGCATCGACCGTTTTAATTCCCTCTGCCGTAAGAGTGTTCTGGGATATCTCAAGGAATGGAACACGATGACCGAGCGTATCGGTTTTTGGGTTGATCTAGAGCACCCCTATATCACCATGGACAATAACTATATTGAGACTGTCTGGTGGGCGATCAAGCAGATGTGGGACAAGGGACTAGTATATCAGGGCCATCGGGTTACCCCGCACTGCCCGCGCTGTGGTACGTCCTTAAGCTCTCACGAAGTTGCCCAGGGCTATCAGGATGATACTGAGGACCCGTCGGTTTACATAAAGTTTGAAATTGCAAAGTCGCTATATAAAAAGCCGGGATTCCTCGAGGAACTACGCGATGGTTATGGCAACAGGGCAGCAGATTTTGCCAGGTGGCTTATTGACCTGGTGGGAAGCAAACCGGTTTACTTGCTAGCCTGGACAACCACACCGTGGACACTACCGGGTAATACGGCTCTGGCAGTGTCCGCCGACGCTGAATATTCCATTGTAGAACTTGATAATGAATACCTTATTCTATCTTCTGCCCGGATGGGGCAGGTCGGGTTAGATAATATGTCCGCTATTGCCAAGGTGAAGGGTATCGATTTGGTCGATTTGAGGTACGAGCCTCTATTTAACCCGCATGATTATGGAATAACTGTCCAGACAATGACACAACTGGATAAGAAGGGAAGGCCTTCGGCAGACATCATATGGAAGCGGGGAGGGACTCTAAACTACCCGGTGATTACTACCGGGTTCGTTACCATGGAGGACGGTACCGGCATCGTTCACATTGCTCCCGCCTATGGTGAGACCGACTACCAGGCAGGGCTGGATAATGTCCTTGATTTCGTCCACCCGGTTAACCTGGAGGGTAAGATTACCGGTAGTTACCCATTCTCAGACAGGTTTGTCAAGGAGGCTGATCCTCTTATTCTGGATGACCTCAAGACAAAGGGGCTGCTATTCCGCAGCGAGACAATTCACCATACCTATCCCTTCTGCTGGCGTTGTGAAACACCTCTGCTCTATTATGCCAAGCAGACCTGGTATATCCGGACCACTGCGGTAAAAGAGGAGCTTATTAAGGGGAACCAGGAGATAAACTGGTACCCCGAGCATATCAAGTACGGTCGTTTCGGTGACTGGCTTAAGAACAATATTGACTGGGCTTTTTCCCGTGAGCGCTACTGGGGTACGCCGCTGCCGGTGTGGCGCTGCGAGTCCTGTGGCAACTGTGAGTGTATCGGTGGCATCAACGAGCTGAAGAATAAACCCGGTGCGAGTGGATTTAAGGAACCCCTGGACATGCACCGTCCCTTTGTTGATGAAATAACATTCCGCTGCTGCCAGTGTGGAGCACAGATGAAGCGGGAACTCGAAGTAATTGATTGCTGGTTTGATTCCGGCGCAATGCCTATTGCTCAATGGCACTACCCGTTTGAAAACGGAAGTCTAATAAAGGACGGCCGCTTCCCGGCCGATTACATCTGTGAAGCAGTCGATCAGACACGGGGCTGGTTTTACAGTCTGCATGCTATCTCTACACTATTGTTTGGTCAGCCCAGTTTCAGGAATGTCATTTGTCTGGGACATATCCTGGACGATAAGGGTGAAAAGATGAGTAAGGCGAAAGGAAATGTGGTCGAACCCATGGCGATGATAGATAGATATGGTGCCGATGCGCTACGCTGGTACTGCCTTACGGCTTCACCACCGGGCAACGTGCGCCGCTTCTCAGAAAAGCTGGTCTCCGAGATAAGCCGCCGCTTCCTGCTCACACTGTGGAATGTATATTCTTTCTTTGTAACCTACGCCAATATCGACCATTTCACTCCCGGAACGGGAGGAATGTCGGAACCATCGGGAATCGATAAGTGGGTTATCTCCGAGCTTAATCAACTAATCATTGATGTTGATCAGGCACTGGAAGCTTACAACCCTACCGAGGCAGGTCGTAAGATAGAAGACTTTGTGGACGTTCTCTCTAACTGGTATGTACGCCGCAGCCGCCGGCGGTTCTGGAAGAGTGAGGATGATGCCGATAAGCTCGCGGCATACCAAACCCTTTATCAGTGTTTGGCTACACTCTCCAAGCTGCTGGCCCCGTTTACACCCTTCCTGGCCGAGGAACTGTACCGGAACCTGGTCGGCACGGTATTTCCCCAGGCTCCCTCAAGCGTCCATCTGGCCGACTTTCCTTTGTCTGATGTGACCTTGATCGATAACCAGTTGTCCAGCGATACCCGCCTGGCGATGAAGATATCAAGCCTGGGGCGGGCAGCCCGCAGCAAAGCGGGTATAAAGGTCCGCCAGCCGCTGGCAATCAATTACGTTGGCTTGGCTTCAACATCAGAGCGTCAGGAACTGGAGAGAGTTAAGCCCGAGGTACTGGAAGAGCTTAACATAAAAGAACTCCAGGTTATTGATAATATGACCGCTCTGGGGAAAAAAGGCTACGTTATCAGTGCGGAGGGTGACTATTCGATTGCTGTCCCCACTGAAATTTCAGCGGAACTTCTTGCCGAGGGGATGGCACGTGAGATAGTACACCGACTACAGACGATGCGCCGCTCCGCCGGATTTGATATTACCGACCATATTACAACCTATTATCAGGGTGGGGTTTATGTCCGGCAAGTAATGAGTGGCTTTGCCGGCTACATCAAGCAGGAAACACTATCCCAAGAGCTCATCGAAAGCGCCCCCTCGGAAGACGCCTTTACCGAGAGCTACAGACTGGGGGGACACGATATGGTACTGGGAGTGAGCCGGCTGGACTAG
- a CDS encoding TrpB-like pyridoxal phosphate-dependent enzyme: MERTKFILDEEKMPTRWYNILPDLPEPLPPVLHPGTKQPVTPDDLAPLFPMGLIMQEFSPERYIEIPEEVQVIYRTWRPTILYRAHRLEKHLDTPAKIFYKYEGTSQAGSHKLNTAVAQAYYNKVEGTRRIATETGAGQWGSALAMGCRFFDIELKVYMVRISYNQKPYRRVMMEAWGAHCVPSPSPDTKAGRDMLAKDPDCPGSLGLAISEAVEDAALRDDTHYSLGSVLNHVLLHQTIIGEETRLQMEMANAYPDIIVGCMGGGSNFAGQFIPWMRDKLSGAKPDLQIIGVEPASCPTLTRGPYAYDFGDVAGLTPLLKMYTLGHGFIPPPVHAGGLRYHGMAPIICHLHKLGLVEARAEHQLATFEAGITFARTEGILSAPEPMHAIKVVIDEALKCRESGEAKTILLAHSGHGHVDLGAYEAYLSGKLEDYAFPEDKLKESLAELPEV, encoded by the coding sequence TTGGAAAGAACGAAGTTTATTCTTGATGAAGAAAAGATGCCGACCAGATGGTATAACATCCTGCCCGATCTCCCTGAACCGCTGCCGCCGGTCTTGCACCCGGGAACCAAGCAGCCGGTAACCCCCGACGATTTAGCACCTCTGTTTCCAATGGGTCTTATCATGCAGGAATTCAGCCCTGAGCGCTACATCGAGATTCCGGAAGAAGTACAGGTAATTTACCGTACCTGGAGGCCGACTATTCTGTATCGGGCACACCGGTTGGAGAAGCACTTGGACACGCCGGCTAAGATTTTCTACAAGTATGAGGGAACCAGTCAAGCGGGTAGTCACAAACTTAACACCGCAGTCGCACAGGCGTATTACAATAAGGTGGAAGGTACCAGACGGATAGCGACCGAAACCGGAGCCGGGCAGTGGGGCAGTGCCCTGGCAATGGGCTGCAGGTTCTTTGATATTGAACTCAAGGTATATATGGTCAGGATCAGCTATAACCAGAAGCCCTACCGCCGCGTTATGATGGAGGCCTGGGGTGCCCATTGTGTCCCCAGTCCCAGCCCTGATACCAAGGCAGGACGGGATATGCTGGCGAAGGACCCCGACTGTCCCGGTAGCCTGGGGTTGGCCATCAGTGAAGCAGTCGAGGATGCTGCCCTCCGTGATGATACCCATTATTCACTGGGCAGCGTGCTCAACCATGTTCTGCTGCATCAGACCATCATTGGGGAGGAGACTAGACTGCAAATGGAGATGGCTAATGCCTATCCTGATATTATCGTGGGCTGTATGGGAGGCGGCTCAAATTTCGCCGGGCAATTCATACCCTGGATGAGGGATAAGCTCAGCGGAGCCAAGCCTGACCTGCAAATCATCGGTGTTGAACCGGCAAGCTGTCCTACTCTGACCAGGGGACCATATGCCTATGATTTCGGTGATGTAGCGGGGTTGACCCCTTTGCTTAAGATGTATACCCTGGGTCATGGTTTTATCCCGCCACCGGTTCATGCCGGAGGACTGCGCTACCACGGTATGGCGCCTATTATATGTCATCTTCATAAGCTGGGACTTGTGGAAGCCAGGGCCGAGCACCAGCTGGCTACCTTCGAAGCAGGGATAACCTTTGCCCGTACTGAAGGCATTCTTAGTGCCCCGGAACCGATGCACGCCATCAAAGTAGTAATTGATGAAGCCCTTAAGTGTCGGGAGTCTGGCGAAGCGAAGACTATCCTTCTCGCCCATAGCGGGCACGGGCATGTTGATCTAGGCGCTTATGAGGCTTATCTATCCGGTAAACTTGAGGATTACGCGTTTCCCGAAGATAAACTTAAAGAGTCATTGGCCGAACTGCCTGAGGTGTGA
- a CDS encoding YidC/Oxa1 family membrane protein insertase: MLNSLVALSSYLFGSLGLTIIILTIIIRFAMYPLTVKQLRSTKAMQDLQPKIAELQKKYARDKQRLAEEQMKLYRESGISPAGCGIPMLIQMPIWIALYQSIIRLLAVTPEDLLTLSKSLWSWPVVYTMVPLDNSFLWFSLQNPDTPLAVLVGVTMWLQQKMVTPDTTDPQQRSQSQLMLWMMPLMFGFLAMSFPSGLALYWVASNVITIIMQYFITGGWGGLSRSKDGKTTIKTSVGKGGGDLKKRIAQAEQSASITAMEADIVIPASTPEEKTGDESSPDKLRGISYPGGAKTIRHQSKRSKGHRSRGR; the protein is encoded by the coding sequence ATGCTAAACTCGCTGGTCGCGTTGTCCAGCTACCTGTTTGGCAGCCTGGGACTGACTATCATTATTTTGACCATTATTATTCGCTTCGCTATGTATCCCCTTACCGTAAAGCAACTTCGTTCTACTAAGGCAATGCAGGATCTTCAGCCTAAGATCGCCGAGCTGCAGAAAAAGTATGCCAGGGATAAGCAGCGGTTGGCTGAAGAACAGATGAAGCTATATCGGGAGTCGGGTATAAGCCCGGCTGGCTGCGGGATACCCATGCTAATCCAGATGCCTATCTGGATAGCCCTCTACCAGTCGATTATCCGGCTTTTAGCCGTAACTCCCGAGGACCTACTAACCCTATCCAAATCCCTTTGGTCATGGCCAGTAGTCTATACGATGGTTCCTTTAGACAACAGCTTTCTCTGGTTCAGTCTGCAAAATCCCGACACACCTCTGGCCGTTCTGGTTGGCGTTACCATGTGGCTCCAACAAAAGATGGTAACACCTGACACCACCGACCCGCAGCAACGCTCGCAGAGTCAGTTGATGCTGTGGATGATGCCGCTGATGTTTGGTTTTCTGGCAATGAGCTTCCCCAGCGGTCTGGCTCTCTACTGGGTGGCATCTAATGTCATTACAATCATAATGCAATATTTTATTACCGGCGGATGGGGAGGTCTGTCCCGCTCTAAAGACGGTAAGACAACGATCAAAACCAGTGTCGGCAAGGGTGGTGGTGATCTTAAGAAACGTATCGCCCAGGCGGAGCAGTCAGCCAGTATTACGGCTATGGAGGCTGACATTGTGATACCAGCCAGTACTCCCGAAGAGAAAACAGGTGACGAATCATCTCCGGATAAGCTCCGTGGCATAAGCTACCCGGGAGGCGCGAAAACGATCCGGCATCAGTCGAAACGAAGCAAAGGCCATCGTTCCAGGGGGAGGTAA